One window of Nymphaea colorata isolate Beijing-Zhang1983 chromosome 1, ASM883128v2, whole genome shotgun sequence genomic DNA carries:
- the LOC116250297 gene encoding cyclin-U1-1: MPPAGLVAVDDDHYYERTEDGSPAAPDSDEAEASSSAMPRVLTMLSVVLERLVARNDQVCLDLATAETSRLSVFHGVKAPSISISKYLERIYRYTNCSPSCFVVGYIFIDRLVHRNPSSPVVSLNVHRLLVTSIMVATKVLDDVHYNNAFYARVGGVSNEELNRLELELLFLLDFSVMVTSRVFESYCLHLEKEMLWYSSERKIEKLPPLSLDNGEEAITEEE, from the exons ATGCCGCCGGCGGGCTTGGTCGCCGTCGATGACGACCACTACTATGAAAGAACAGAGGACGGCAGCCCCGCTGCGCCGGATTCCGACGAGGCTGAGGCGAGCTCGTCCGCGATGCCGCGGGTACTCACAATGCTGTCAGTGGTGCTCGAACGGCTGGTGGCCAGGAACGACCAGGTGTGCTTGGACCTGGCTACTGCTGAGACCTCGAGACTAAGTGTGTTCCATGGGGTGAAGGCTCCTAGCATCAGCATCTCCAAGTACCTGGAGAGAATCTATAGGTACACCAACTGCAGCCCTTCCTGCTTTGTGGTCGGCTATATCTTCATTGATAGGCTGGTGCACAGAAACCCGAGCTCGCCGGTCGTCTCCCTCAATGTACACCGTCTGCTCGTGACTAGTATCATGGTGGCAACGAAGGTGCTCGATGACGT GCACTACAATAATGCATTTTATGCTAGAGTTGGTGGTGTAAGCAATGAAGAACTGAACCGGCTGGAACTGGAATTGCTCTTTCTCCTTGACTTCAGTGTAATGGTGACCTCTCGTGTTTTCGAGAGCTATTGCCTGCATCTGGAAAAGGAAATGTTGTGGTATTCATctgaaaggaaaattgaaaagttgCCTCCATTGTCCTTGGACAACGGGGAAGAGGCCATTACAGAAGAGGAATGA